In Kryptolebias marmoratus isolate JLee-2015 linkage group LG22, ASM164957v2, whole genome shotgun sequence, the sequence CGGGATAAAACATGCCACCAACCCACAGCATCTTTTTAATGAGTATAAAAGTTTAGGGGAATCAGAATTAGGAAgcaacagagaggagaggaggagctgggaaaacaaaacaaacaaacaacaaaacgcTTTGTCTCTGGTATCTAATTAAAAGATGTAAACTGTATAAACAGTATGATGGAAATATTTAATGGTTTTCACACTGTGGTATGACTTGAAATCAGTAAAGGGCTCATGGCGACTCCTCATTAAACAGGACTCAAACATAAACTTACAagcaaaagctgaaaagttgcTTAATCtcaaaaaagcagattttttttttcattaaggaATAAAAGGATTAGTATAATTTGTTTTGAAGCCGAGAGTAAAATATAcaactgtcttttttatttccaaactaTGTCTCCAAACCAAGATTCTCAGTTCatccaaaaaaatgtattacatATTCCTGATTAAGATAATCACATCTTAATTCATCCCAACTGAAGTGCAATAATACATTTATCAATTAATTGAtcatttcagcattttatttcttatccTGACTAACtctgcacaaaacaaacagtggcTAAGCAGCAATAAAATTTACTagtctcaaaaaataaacagctttttatcacccaccgctgaaaggcaggcgatgatgtttttgctcatgtctgtgtatATGTTCATTTgactgtctgttatcaaaatttctccagttttcaacagattttaataatcaGAAAGTAACAATTGGATGCACATACAACTGATTACCTatatctaattcaagatggctaccacagctaatcaacattaactaaaacaaaaatgcacataatctgagtgtgacatcttgtaaTATCACATGAGTTTGCACATAACTATTTTTAAGATCATTTCTCATCTGAAGATCAaagataattttaatttaaactctggtatgaaaggtggtgggcaatatgcatttctttaaggaaaactaggcttttaatttgtagACGTGTTACCTGCAAGTGGAGCTTTTGAAAACTTCAGGAAAGCTGCTGCACAGAATCTAAGTTTTCCCAAACAGCTGCAACAAGCTCAGACGAGGCTCTGACTGAAGGAGCTCATCTGGGTTTCAAGGTAACCAAACTGTGCTCGTGTGAGTCGAATTCAAGGGAACTTGTTGCCGTCCTTTCTTCCAAGCtaaaccaaacaggaaaaaggagcCACAGACTGATCTAAGCAGGTTTTGATGACTAATATggaaactaacacacacacacaaaaagaaacgcAACTACAACAGCCAACACTGGGAAAACGTCTCTGAGAAGCCAGTGattctcaaaatgttttttttctcttttgcattTGCAGTTGTTTAAAATTCCacacaaggaaaaacaacaacaaacagatagAAAACTCCTGCCTAGCACCAGCAAATTATTGGATTGATGGGGATGAGATATTTCATGACATATTTagccaacagacagacattgttgacagttaatgccaaagttaaAGCAGAGATGTTGTACAACATGTAGaactcagagcatgtgttgtgggGGACCCTTAGCTACAACATCAgccttcagctcaatatctgttctCTGAACTCTGAAAATTCATCAGTTTTTTAGCAATGACCACGTGTGCCACACAAACAATCTGTTTGTCCCTTATTTAACTGGTTCAAATCTTCTCGCCCTGTTCCCAACTTCAAGCAGAGCTGTCAGCATCCacgttgccatggaaaccagCGCTCACCGATGCAGCTTTAGGGGCTTTTGTTCATCAATCCACCTTCAGTGATGCTCTCTGtccagctctctgaaggagagAGCGTTACAGAGGATCTGCTCGGTGATCCATCCTAACATCCTGCTTCATTTCAGCCTGACTTAAAGGTTATGACAAGGCGCTTTCCTCTGCATCCGACATGGCACTTTTCACAAAGACAATTAGGTTCTTAGAGGGTTCTCAGGATTAGACAGCTGTGACTAATATCATCTGTTAACAAGCGGCTAGGCTAACGGAGACAATCTCCGCCCTGAAAGTCGTTTCTTTCCTAAAACGCTCAAAGCAACCTCGTCATTTCATCATACCAGTTCTGTCGAGGTTTAGCGAGCCAAGGGTTGACCGCCAGTCACACCGGTCAATGTTAACGTCAGGTCAAAGGCAGTGCAGATGCAGTGATTCACGTTAGCTTTTTGGCTAACTCCTAACTGGACTAAATGATAGCATCGTCCTCTGGTTTCTTATCACTCTGTTCTTGTCATGAAAACAGCAGAGCCAGCCTAAGCAGATTAATGTGACAGTTTAGTGCTGACGGCAGGTTCGGTCCACAAGATAAACCGTCCGACTGGCCCATTAACCGTTATCAGATGAGCTAGCAGCTAACGTCAGCCCGCTCGCTCCGCTCAGGGACATTCTTTCACAGTACCAGGCTCTACACTCCCTTCTTACCTCATAAAACTGCTTCCATCGTTGAACACGGGTAAAAACAGGTCGTTGTGCGTTTATGTAACCATATAACGTGATCACCTCTCCGAAAATGTGATGGTTTATCACTAAAAACCCTTTCTGGTGATTCTCCCGTGGTTCAGAAATCCCGATCGGCTGGGCTGAGGGACAGCTGGAAAATGGGGTAACGCTGCTCACATCTCGCGAGATGTCACGGTGTTTGAATGCTTTGACACGATCTCGCGATAGTTGTTTCCACGCCTGGATCTCTGGGACGTTTAAACGGCCTATGAGCGACGTTTTCCTGTGGCTGCAgtaattaagaaaaataaatttcccATAAGTAATAAATATgacactgttttatatttatgattatttaatatgttataaaattaatttagtaTCCAACAATTACTACTTATAAACACGACTGATACATCAAACCTAACTAGCTCAACAAGTAATAATATGATTATGAATAAAtatctttaaggttttattgttATCAAGTTTTGTTGAATGGTTTTCACctgtgaataatgttttttttctctgtagaatgatggacttcAAAAAGTTTGGGTAATAGCTTTATAATCCTTTCCAagttgatgggcagcaacagttacTTTGCTGAAATTATTGCTGATGCCTTTCCGCCCTGGCATTGTATTAACGCTATGTGGTTAACACAAACCTGAATGCCCCAGAGCAGTAAACTGACAAAACCTCTGCTGTTGTGGATAATGATCAGTTTGCATTTGATTTGCAACACCTGGAAGCAATTCAGCCTCTTAGCTACTTGAAGAACagggatttatttacaaaggtgTGAAAAACTGTTTGCCCTATTCCTGATTTCTTATTCTTTTGTATGTTGTCACGCTTAAATGCTTCAGATCATGAAACAAATTTGAAGATTAGACAAGGATgagacaagcaaacacaaaatgcagtttataaatgaaggttattattattaagtggGAAACAATCCAAACGTACAtggccctgtgtgaaaaagtgattaCCCTCCAAACCTAATAACTGGTTGGGCCACCTTTAGCAGCAACAACTGCAATCAAGCATTTGCAATAACTGCCAATGAGTCTTTTACAGcactgtggaggaattttggcccactcatCGTTGTTATAATCCAGCTGCTTTGGAGGGTTTCTGAGCATGAACCGCCTTTTTAAGCATCTCAATCAGATTCAGGTCAGGACTTTGTCTAGGCCTCTCcaaagtcttcattttgtttttcttcaacccttcagaggtggacttcctggtgtgttttggatcattgtcctgctgcagaacccaagtTCGTTTCATCTTGAGGTCACAAACAGATGGCCGGACATCATCATTCAGGATCTTTTGGTAGACAGCAGAATTCATGGTTCCATTTACAACAACAAGTCTTCAaggtcctgaagcagcaaaacagcccCAGACCATCATACTACCACCACCATATTTCACTATTGGTATGAAGCTCCTTTTCTGAAATGATGTATTACTTTTACACCAGATAATGGAACATACACCTTCAAAAAGTTCAACTTTTATCTTGTCAGCTCAGAGTATTTTCCTAAAAGTCTTGGGGATCATCAAGATGTTTTCTGGCAAAACTGAGACGAGCCTTTATGTTTTAGCTCAGCAGTGGTTTTCATCTTGGAACTCTGCCATGAAGGCCATTTGGCCCTTCGTCTTTCTTATAGTGGAGTCGTGAACACGGACCTTACCTGAGGCACGTGAGGCCAGCAGTTCCTGGATGTTGTTGTTGGGTCTTTTGTGACCTCTTGGATGACTCGTTGCTGCGCTCTTGAGGTAATTTTGGTCGTCTGGTCAGTCCAgggaaggttcaccactgttccatGTTTTCTCATGCGGTTCTAGCATATTGACTAATATTTTGTAAGACAAATAATGAAGCTATTTAAAATGTcttataataatttataaaaggtttatttttatttattttaggatcTGGTAACAACTAGAGGATTTTATTATGAGGTACTGTCATGTAAACATTTAGAAGTTaagagaataaaatatttttataccaCAACTTTGAttgataattaaataaatgtaacctATGAGAGATAGTGACGGGGATAACTCCTGGAAAAACTGAACTGCTGTAAAAGTTTTCATATAAAACTGTTGATAGTTATTGTTACGATGGAGCCGAGGAGCCAGTAGAGGGCGCTGCTGAGTTAAGCTGATTTCACTGGCGGAGAAACCAcaacgaagaagaagaaagcgtAGAAGAAGAAGTCAGCTGATTCCAACTGAAACTAAGCAGTAGCTGTCCCAGGCTCTTCTCCTGGGGACAATCAGAGAAGCTTGCAGATTATTTGGGTGCCCGGGAGGTGAAAGCGCAGCAGCATGAAGGGTTTGTTCTGCCGAGCGGCTGCGAGCGATGCTGAGCTCACATTCCTCATGGAGGAAATGGTGAGTTTgaatctttttgtctttcttttccttGGATTTCAGCTCATCACAACCGACCCCACTTCTGCATCCAGATATTAGTAGCGAGAATAGCATACATGcattttgtctgatttctttTGAGTTTTAACGAGAACACGATCAGACTTCTGTGTTTAACACCATTAATAATATTTCTTTGCACAATAAAGTGTGTAGGAAAATGTTTACATCTATTCATAAatgcttttctgtttataaCTGTGAATCTCTGCCTGAGCAGACTGACTATCCTTTAAAAcaattgtttatatttgtttgtttgtttacagagtCCCCCAGATGTGTTATGCAGCCACCAGGTCCGAGTTCGTGTGAAGGCATGTGGACTCAGCCCACTGGACCTTaaggttctttgtttttttttcaagttcaGTTAACTAATAAAAGTTTGAGATTAAAGAAGACTTAAGTAAAATACATGAAGAGTAGTTTGTCTCCagactttttacaaaaaacaactttaagtaCTTAttggccaacacaaacatgaaagaaGTGGACAgtactgtttctgtgtgtgcacgtgttcTTATGtcaaacatctcatgaaccactcagtggattttaacaaaactttcagaaagtaaccattgcaaaaggttagcaaaatatatcattaacCAGTGCACTAACGTCAATGAAactctataaaaacaaacacaaacagtcaacctcagcctacacaaaaatgtctctaattcagtcagttttatggataCTGATGTTtaaattggatgtggtagtagctgagagtcattcacaacacagactcaaagtgctaacagatgtagtaaaatattgcaatatcacatgagataatgcatgatgttatttttgaggtttgaccaaaacggctataactcatttcttaacataagaagGTGAAGTTCATTTCTTTAAGGAGGGTTATTTGACACTGGTTGTCAAATAATATCTTTTAAGacctttttcattcattttcttttacattgaacctttttatttacattttagctaactttttctgttttctatgtggactgtgttttgtttggtgatGTCTGGTCTTTCTTTTGCAGCTGCTCAGGGATGTGGGGGTGCACAGAGAGTTAGTTCCTGTCGGCAGAGAGGTGGCTGGTGTCGTCCTTCAAGGTGGAACACTCAAACACTATTAGAACCGTGTGCTGAATGAATATGGGTGAATGAGATCCTTCATGCAGCATTGTGAGCACTTGTTTGCCCggtgaatttgtgtttttcccaCAGTTGGCCCCAAGGTGAGCTCCTTCCAGCCTGAGGATGAGGTTGTAGGTGAGAAATggattaaattaattttaaagacTCGATGCTGGATAAGAAAAAAgagtttcaaagaaaaaaaaaactgttaacttAGAAGTTTTTAGTTCATATTCAGAACTCATCCATATTGGTTGAATAAATTCTAATACTGCAcgtttatcacccactgccatgaCCAAATCATGGCAGAGAGTTAAAGAACCCTGTTTTGACCATATCTTGTCCCAGCGTTTATGTTAATGgaatatttgtcttttaatgttaaactctttaaaatctagtttttgTTACTGTGGACAGTTTCACTggaaaattagcattttctgcaaaaatgtgtgaatgctgTGCTGGAGAATGATTTATAATTGAAGTGTTAGTTAagacaagcagaacaaaagctgaaatcacAAAACTGTAGCCAACAACTGAAACTAGCTGCAGTGTAGTCAATATATTGTGCAAATTTTCCGACCCCTCTAgtgattatttttcaaaaaggcAACAATTTCTGGTGTTCTTGGAGACTTTTGAAGACTGACGTTGGTTCTTTCCAACCAGTGGACCCTCCTCCGTCCCACAGTCCTCCCACACTCAAATAACTCTTGAGTTTCACTTTTGCTGATCCCGAGCCCAGATAAAAGATGAAAGTTAGAACTGTgttattcaaaagaaaaacaggagagtGTCCAATGTGCTACATTAGTGGAATCATAATTATTATATTCAACACTTTACCTTTTTGTAAATGACAACAGTAATGTTTCTATAATATTTAAGACCtggtttgatcattttagcagCATAATTTCTGTTGACAAACGCCACAACAaatgtttatgaatatttttgtttgatttagttaATTCAATATTAAACATATTGTGTGTACTTTGACTAAGGACATGTACACAGTATACTCCTTGTTTCTGATATGctgaaaaaaagactaaaatgtctgtgtgtgtggcggGGGGGTAATGTgattaagtgtaaaaaaaaaacaattagtcaAAAAAATTTACACATAATGAAAGTCAGCAGACTTCTTAATTGAGCTGAACACTTGatataaaatagattttaaaaaaagtacaaagtatGCATAAATACTTGAGTTGTAAAAAAcctagaaaaataaatcaggaaaacGATGGTGTGAGTGCTGCATCAGTGTTTACACAAATACTTCAAATGTCAAACTGGATGTCATCAGGGCTTCTGGTGCTCTAACAATTAAAATTTACTCAAATCTTTCACGCTCTGAgattaatataattttttaaaatcagatttttccCAGATGTTTTTAACGTGACCCCTCCCTCCTTCAGGTATCCTTCCTTTGGACTCCTCCTACTCTGGTCTCTGTGAAGTCATTGCTGTAGATGAATACTATTTAGGTAAAATCCACACACTGTTTACAACcatctgtttttctctgcagctgaacaTCTACCAAAAAATGTTTAGGTGACTTTACATCTCAACATTTACcactaaaaactgaaacttttttgttgttgttcagttcAGACTGAAAGGTCTCTCTGACCTAAATTGTTGACTTGTTCTGCACTTAAAAGCCATCAGAACGGTGGGTTTTATGTCACCCGTCATTCAAACTTCAAATTCTTTATTGTGTAAGGAGCTGCTGgcagtttgacagaaatgtCAGACACTTTCAGTCTGACTTCAGTTTGACTAAATTAAAGGAACTGTGCACTTCTTTAGATAgaaatcattaaaatatgtgaagaaaaaggaaaaaaagaaggaaattgTTATTGCTTGCCACCAAAGACaataatgtgtttgttgttctgtctgttagcataatatcttatgaaccactggaggggTTTAAACAAACTTCAAGAAATCAGTTGGTGTATTATACATCTGCAATCCATTTATTTTTGAAGTCATTcttattcaaaatggctgccaaacCTAACTAACCTAAGCCAACACAACAGTGGCAAACTGTTGCAGACATCCTCAGAtgatgaaaggtggtgggcagaTGTTGTACAGGAGCCTCTCTCTTCATCATAAATCCCTGGAAGAGAACACTTTCtagaaacttttgtttgttctcaGTTCAGAAGCCAGAGAAGCTCACCTCGGTGTGTGTGGCGGGAGCACTGCGTGATGGCCTCTGTGCTTACACTGCTCTGCACACACACGCTCGCATGGCAGCTGGACACACACTCCTGGTCATGGATGGAGCCAGCGtatgtaaaaacaatatttattttttgttgtaaaattagGTGGCATGAGATGGTCTGTAAATTCATGTGCAGATTAAACTCATGCCCTCCCACCGGAGAGTCATTCAGGTCTGTTTGGTTACATGCAGGAAGGTGTGAAGTGGAAGGGAAGGGACTGGGTTTCAGGCTGAATGCTCACATATAGAGGTCTACAACCAAACGGTCTCTCCACAGATGCTGGGCAACACAGGAGGGACagcttcaggacaagactcagctgtccacctacacctcaagaaTAAGGGACCAAAGTGTTCATaatttggacagagaagacagatgattTGAAAAGGGgatgaaggaagccatctatgtcaaacaAGAAAGTTCAATGTTAAATAGAGAAGGTttcaaatttcagcttttttaaaacttaaaatggaGCATTAAACTTGACACccagtcatttttttcacaccTTCATGTATGTGAACAAAGCATCTCTCTGTGAACCAGGCAAACAATGACCCTAATGACTCTCCagtgggaggggagggagattaaCCTGCATGTGAAACAGGAATGTATATATGAACTGATTCTAATCTCATTTCCTCTTGTTACCAAGCCTTTTGGCCTCATGTGCATCCAGCTAGCTTGCTATCACGGGCTGAAGGTTCTGACCATGTCCCAATCTGCACAACAGCACACGTTCCTGGAGCAGCTCCGGCCCAGCGTAGGTCTGTACTTCACATTGACATCTGCATGTTCACATCCTCCCCAAaatcctttttcttcttgtaaagAATAACTGTAGTTTTTCCTGCTCCACtttcaacttcctgtttgcttcctGTACTTCTCTTCTCACCTTCTTGTTTCGCTCAGGTGTTCAGGATCCTTTAGTAGGTGAGATGTTCCGTTCCTGTCATTTCCTGATGATTTATGTGCATGTTTCATCAACATTCTAAACTCATTGTGCTTTCTCTTTTGCGTAACCATCACCTTTCTGATGCCtcatattcattttaaatacacatttataaTTATTGCAACCCAAAGATTAGACCTTTACAACTGAAAGAGCTATTTTTACCAtcagggctggactgaaggacagacagaggaactaatcatggcagcacaggAGCAATGGAGGTcagggtctatcataccaggcaggattCAAGGTTCAGGCTGTCCAAAgatgtccctgagacagtccagcacataacagtgggatgtaagatgcaggcaggcaaagaatacatggaacaccataaccaagcagctggaatagtttacaggaacatctgtaccgagtatggactggaagtcccacagtcaaagagGGAGATTCCACCTAAGGTGgaggagaatggcagggctgagatactgtgggacttccagatccagactgacaaacaacaACTTTCAACAAAGCAGGGAGCAAACTAATGAACTATTAGCTTCAGAGTAAAACTAATCAAGGTCTGTTGACCACATTTCAGTGAAAATCCAGTCCATTGAGCTGTTTCTGGTACAGATAGGATCTGAAGCACTATAATTTAGATGTTTACTAATTTCTGGTAAAATGAGTTCCCACAAACAGCCCAACATGCTTGTATTTAGtgtcattctgctgcagaaattcCACGCACATGTTGTAAAACTGAGCAGCTAAACTGCTCCAGCTTCCTGTCAACAGTATAATCTAAACCTGATTTAGGTTCAAAGTTACAAGGAGCCGTTTCAGAGGCTCTGGAGCAGCAGCTTGCAGCCCTGGATCAAACTGGACCTTTAATGATCAAGGCTGCTGTTATTCACAGACCTGCTGCCACCATGTGGACAATATTCTGTACTGCATGTATATCTGTGCTACAAGTCAAAGACATATTTCTACTAATACTTATTCTAATTTGTAGGTATGAGTATATCTTGAGCCATATTAACTGACtatcatgtgtttgtgtttttgtgcatgaaGTCAGAGTTATTCCAGCACAAGACGAGTCCTCAGACCTGTTGTCAGTCGTTTTGGAGGAGACGGGAGGGCTGGGAGTGGATATTGTTGTTGATTCTGGAggtaaaaagtttaatttaaaggcctggcattcctttaAAGGTCGCAttttgcctgctgcctttcgtGCCAtacttttagactaagatcatccaATGATGACAGATAACATGCAGACACGATTGTCTGCTTTCGCCTTTTGTGGCGAGGGATGAGGAAGAACTTGAGTGTATCCATATATTGCCTTTTAAGAAACTCAAATTGtgacttttgtgtttctgtgtgagggAAGTTTGTCTTcatgaagacaaagaggagaagaaattACTTCCACACAAGCATGACATCATCAGTGTCCTGGGAGTGGGTGGACACTGGGTCACATCCCACCAGGACCTGCAGGTGCGTGCTCTCAGACATCATACTGTTCCTTTCACCGCCATATAGTTTAGTTAaatcatcagtttgttttgtttctgtctgcagctggatCCTCCAGATTGCAGATTGCTGCATTTAAAATCAGCCTCCGTGTCTTTCCTCAACCCTGAGGTTTGGACAGCTTCGTCAGCTCAGCAGGGACGATACCTTCGTATCCTGGACTCAAAGTGTGCAATCTGTAACACACACGCTACCCTTTTCAGTTTGTGATACCCTTTAACGGCCATTTTCAGATGTTCTCAAGGATATTGTGGAGAAGATGTCAACTGGAGTGCTCAGGTAACTCAGAAACATCAAATTCAGTctcaaatgtttgatttgtggaGATTAattgtcttaaaacaattatatttttgtcaaaatggtAATTTTAAAGGGGCCTGTGTATAAGCATTGAAACACCTTGTTAATAGTTTTTGTCCTGTATGTCTTTACTCagctttgaaagaaaacatataGACTACAACATGTGGCTCGACCCGGCATTGTGTGCGTTGACTTCTGGTCCTGATATGTCGCACAATGCAGACAAaatgtgcaggaaaaaaagggtTTCCTCCCCCATTTCAACTAAATCCCATTGACCTCCCTGCTAATACGGTCTGCTGTACAACTCGGACCTTCTTCCCAGTAGAAGCAACATTCAGAGTTTTAACAGGtcacagaaatgtttgaacTGTCATTGTGGGTTCTTACACAGTCACAGTTTAGGTTGtatgtttttacagctttatcACAGAATGTTAAACtgacaagtttttatttgtctaaaattttaaaatcttttcacaCAAACgcttcttactcccacaacaaattttactttaaaatgaagGCATTGTCTTTTTCCTAGTTCATCTgtcactgctgtaggactttACTCTCAAATTCACACAGACCTGCCACAGGTTTATATTTTACcttcaaatattctcttcaaaCCTGAAAGTGaagtcttgttttctttatcaCATCTGACCATCAGTCTTCTGCTGAATTCTTCAAATCTGACTTAGATTTTACTGAGGCTTATACTCAGTCtgaacttggcagtcagggagtgacagacagaagtgtttggttaccatggtgacccacTGGCAGCAGCATTAACATCTTAGTTCTCTTCACAGTTCTACagataaaagcttaaattattaCTAACTTGAACTGGATATTGTTAAGgtaatttctaaataaattctaggattctgatcattttaataaaGAGTGTAATAATTATTCTTGCATGAAAGAACATAATGAATGAAAACCAGTGCAATGATGCTGCTCAGAGGCTTACAA encodes:
- the cryzl1 gene encoding quinone oxidoreductase-like protein 1 isoform X2; its protein translation is MKGLFCRAAASDAELTFLMEEMSPPDVLCSHQVRVRVKACGLSPLDLKLLRDVGVHRELVPVGREVAGVVLQVGPKVSSFQPEDEVVGILPLDSSYSGLCEVIAVDEYYLVQKPEKLTSVCVAGALRDGLCAYTALHTHARMAAGHTLLVMDGASPFGLMCIQLACYHGLKVLTMSQSAQQHTFLEQLRPSVVRVIPAQDESSDLLSVVLEETGGLGVDIVVDSGVCLHEDKEEKKLLPHKHDIISVLGVGGHWVTSHQDLQLDPPDCRLLHLKSASVSFLNPEVWTASSAQQGRYLHVLKDIVEKMSTGVLSFERKHIDYNMWLDPALCALTSGPDMSHNADKMCRKKRVSSPISTKSH
- the cryzl1 gene encoding quinone oxidoreductase-like protein 1 isoform X1; this translates as MKGLFCRAAASDAELTFLMEEMSPPDVLCSHQVRVRVKACGLSPLDLKLLRDVGVHRELVPVGREVAGVVLQVGPKVSSFQPEDEVVGILPLDSSYSGLCEVIAVDEYYLVQKPEKLTSVCVAGALRDGLCAYTALHTHARMAAGHTLLVMDGASPFGLMCIQLACYHGLKVLTMSQSAQQHTFLEQLRPSVGVQDPLVVRVIPAQDESSDLLSVVLEETGGLGVDIVVDSGVCLHEDKEEKKLLPHKHDIISVLGVGGHWVTSHQDLQLDPPDCRLLHLKSASVSFLNPEVWTASSAQQGRYLHVLKDIVEKMSTGVLSFERKHIDYNMWLDPALCALTSGPDMSHNADKMCRKKRVSSPISTKSH
- the cryzl1 gene encoding quinone oxidoreductase-like protein 1 isoform X4, translated to MKGLFCRAAASDAELTFLMEEMSPPDVLCSHQVRVRVKACGLSPLDLKLLRDVGVHRELVPVGREVAGVVLQVGPKVSSFQPEDEVVGILPLDSSYSGLCEVIAVDEYYLVQKPEKLTSVCVAGALRDGLCAYTALHTHARMAAGHTLLVMDGASPFGLMCIQLACYHGLKVLTMSQSAQQHTFLEQLRPSVVRVIPAQDESSDLLSVVLEETGGLGVDIVVDSGVCLHEDKEEKKLLPHKHDIISVLGVGGHWVTSHQDLQLDPPDCRLLHLKSASVSFLNPEVWTASSAQQGRYLHVLKDIVEKMSTGVLRPQPEEALPLYEATVAMETVQRHQKKKVVVQL
- the cryzl1 gene encoding quinone oxidoreductase-like protein 1 isoform X3 translates to MKGLFCRAAASDAELTFLMEEMSPPDVLCSHQVRVRVKACGLSPLDLKLLRDVGVHRELVPVGREVAGVVLQVGPKVSSFQPEDEVVGILPLDSSYSGLCEVIAVDEYYLVQKPEKLTSVCVAGALRDGLCAYTALHTHARMAAGHTLLVMDGASPFGLMCIQLACYHGLKVLTMSQSAQQHTFLEQLRPSVGVQDPLVVRVIPAQDESSDLLSVVLEETGGLGVDIVVDSGVCLHEDKEEKKLLPHKHDIISVLGVGGHWVTSHQDLQLDPPDCRLLHLKSASVSFLNPEVWTASSAQQGRYLHVLKDIVEKMSTGVLRPQPEEALPLYEATVAMETVQRHQKKKVVVQL